Proteins from a genomic interval of Clostridium sp. M62/1:
- a CDS encoding transglutaminase-like domain-containing protein yields MDREKHFDLRYLNVPLPEDVEKLKWGGDYERLQKVIEKKLKSESLPEALRIRLELERELAVRIPAQYPYSYEDALLILRERIENFQDEELERLWEENTADWIYIKGSVHFHELFFDNLMKTRPDYEVRAKEKSSDGEKNAALLRENIRIMKEKGSRTLHLHLHTTLRLTPEAEKGCMGKKLGVYLPLPVEYAQVKNLKICGFPGNVGAPVRIDEGSYPQRTAYFETVIKGGERWETEYEFDNITVYRQPDPGEVLPVQPAFYTQEEAPHIRFTPYIRELTREAVGEEKNPLLAAEKIYRFITSEVRYSFVRSYSTIYDIPEFTAVNQKGDCGFQALLFITMCRAAGIPARWQSGLYATPLSVGCHDWAQYYVAPFGWLSADCSFGGSAFRQKDEERREYYGKNLDPYRIPYASSFMHGFSVPEGGLRDDPYDNQCGEVFCEGQALRCRKDFTVEYRLDTEEL; encoded by the coding sequence ATGGACAGAGAGAAGCACTTTGATTTAAGATACCTGAACGTACCTCTTCCTGAGGATGTGGAAAAACTCAAATGGGGGGGAGACTATGAGCGGCTTCAAAAGGTAATCGAGAAAAAGCTGAAAAGTGAGTCGCTTCCGGAAGCGCTTAGAATCAGGCTGGAGCTTGAGCGGGAGCTGGCCGTAAGGATACCGGCTCAGTATCCTTACAGCTATGAAGATGCCCTCTTGATTTTAAGAGAGAGGATTGAGAATTTCCAGGATGAAGAGCTGGAAAGGCTGTGGGAGGAGAATACGGCTGACTGGATCTACATAAAAGGAAGCGTACATTTCCATGAACTGTTTTTTGATAATTTAATGAAGACAAGGCCGGACTATGAGGTCAGGGCGAAAGAAAAAAGCAGCGACGGAGAAAAAAATGCGGCACTGCTGAGGGAGAATATCAGAATCATGAAGGAAAAGGGGAGCAGGACGCTTCACCTCCATCTTCACACAACCCTTCGCCTGACACCTGAAGCGGAGAAAGGCTGTATGGGAAAGAAACTTGGCGTTTATCTTCCCCTTCCCGTGGAGTATGCACAGGTAAAAAATCTGAAAATCTGCGGCTTTCCCGGCAATGTGGGAGCTCCGGTCAGAATCGATGAGGGAAGTTATCCCCAGCGGACGGCTTACTTTGAGACAGTGATCAAAGGAGGGGAGCGCTGGGAGACAGAGTACGAATTTGACAATATAACCGTTTACCGGCAGCCCGATCCAGGAGAAGTTCTGCCTGTCCAGCCGGCCTTCTATACGCAGGAAGAGGCGCCTCATATCCGTTTTACGCCGTATATCAGGGAGCTGACGCGGGAGGCTGTGGGGGAGGAAAAGAATCCTCTGCTGGCAGCGGAAAAAATTTACCGCTTTATCACATCGGAGGTTCGGTATTCTTTTGTCAGAAGCTACAGTACCATCTATGACATTCCGGAGTTTACGGCAGTCAATCAGAAGGGGGACTGCGGTTTCCAGGCCCTTTTATTTATCACCATGTGCAGGGCGGCGGGAATACCTGCCAGGTGGCAGTCGGGTCTTTATGCCACGCCCCTTTCCGTCGGGTGCCATGACTGGGCTCAATATTATGTGGCGCCTTTTGGCTGGCTGAGTGCAGACTGTTCCTTCGGCGGCTCTGCATTCCGGCAGAAGGATGAGGAGCGCAGGGAATACTATGGGAAAAACCTGGATCCATACCGAATCCCCTATGCTTCTTCGTTTATGCACGGTTTTTCCGTTCCGGAAGGGGGACTCAGGGACGATCCCTATGACAACCAGTGCGGGGAAGTGTTCTGCGAGGGACAGGCCCTTCGGTGCAGAAAGGACTTTACGGTTGAGTACCGGCTGGATACAGAGGAATTATAA
- a CDS encoding MATE family efflux transporter — protein sequence MELDMTEGKPLPLILRFVFPLFIGNVFQQLYNMVDTVIVGRYVGSSALAAVGSTGTIMFLITGFAQGLTAGFSVLTSQKYGAGDTHGVRRSVGNGALLSLAAAVLLTVSSLLFMKPLLAAMNTPADIFDDAYSYISVICIGLGANILYNLLSSYLRAVGNSKAPLFFLILSAGINVILDLVFIIWFHMGVAGAAWATNAATLISGLLCLLYIWKRVPALCPVRDSFLPRASYVRCQLSMGIPMALQFSITAVGTIVMQAAINLFGSTAVAAFTAVSRLQNLVTQGMVAMGQMAATYAGQNIGKGDLWRIRQGIKTSLAISTVYALASAAALVLLLPFGIRLFFTGDLTQILPYAQTYMYICVAFYIPLSYIFVFRNFMQGCGYGFLPMMGGAAELGARCALAPIAMKLMSYPLACFCDPAAWIAASVFTGISCRYVLRRLEERPKSREELL from the coding sequence ATGGAACTTGACATGACTGAGGGGAAACCGCTCCCCCTTATTTTAAGATTTGTTTTTCCGTTATTCATAGGCAATGTGTTCCAGCAGCTCTACAACATGGTTGACACCGTCATCGTAGGGCGCTATGTAGGCAGCAGCGCCCTGGCGGCGGTGGGGTCTACCGGAACGATTATGTTTCTGATCACCGGCTTTGCCCAGGGTCTGACTGCCGGCTTTTCCGTTCTCACTTCCCAGAAATACGGGGCCGGAGATACACACGGAGTCAGGCGCAGTGTGGGAAACGGCGCTCTTTTGTCCCTGGCGGCAGCCGTCCTTCTGACAGTGTCCAGCCTTCTGTTTATGAAGCCCCTTTTAGCTGCCATGAATACGCCGGCTGATATTTTTGACGACGCCTATTCCTATATCAGTGTCATCTGCATTGGCCTTGGCGCCAACATCCTCTACAACCTTCTTTCCTCCTACCTGAGAGCAGTGGGAAACAGCAAAGCTCCCCTGTTTTTCCTGATTCTCTCAGCTGGGATCAACGTGATTCTGGATCTGGTTTTTATCATCTGGTTTCATATGGGTGTGGCGGGCGCTGCATGGGCCACAAACGCGGCCACTCTGATTTCGGGACTGCTGTGCCTTTTATATATCTGGAAGCGCGTCCCTGCTCTCTGTCCCGTGCGTGATTCCTTCCTTCCGAGGGCTTCCTATGTACGCTGCCAGCTCTCTATGGGAATCCCCATGGCTCTGCAGTTTTCCATCACTGCTGTGGGAACCATCGTCATGCAGGCTGCCATCAATCTCTTCGGCTCCACAGCCGTGGCAGCCTTCACCGCTGTGAGCCGGCTTCAGAACCTGGTAACCCAGGGAATGGTTGCAATGGGGCAGATGGCCGCCACGTACGCCGGTCAGAATATCGGCAAGGGCGATCTTTGGCGCATCCGCCAGGGGATCAAAACCTCTCTGGCTATCAGCACAGTGTACGCCCTCGCCAGCGCGGCCGCCTTGGTTCTTCTGCTTCCTTTTGGAATTCGTCTGTTTTTTACAGGCGACCTTACCCAGATCCTTCCCTATGCGCAGACCTATATGTACATCTGTGTGGCATTTTACATTCCTCTCAGCTACATTTTTGTCTTCCGCAATTTCATGCAGGGCTGCGGCTACGGCTTTCTCCCCATGATGGGAGGTGCGGCTGAGCTTGGCGCCCGCTGCGCTCTGGCCCCCATAGCCATGAAGCTCATGAGCTACCCGCTGGCCTGCTTCTGCGATCCGGCCGCCTGGATAGCCGCCTCCGTCTTTACAGGCATATCCTGCCGCTATGTCCTGCGCCGTCTGGAGGAGCGTCCAAAAAGCCGGGAGGAGCTGCTTTAG
- a CDS encoding SulP family inorganic anion transporter, translating into MNLSLFPTLKGYRPSWLVKDIQAGLIIAAVSIPISMGYAEVAGLPAVYGLYGSLLPILCFALFSTSPQFILGVDAAPAAIVCAALSSAGIEAGSPEAMAFVPFTALLAGLWLLLFYFLKAGKIVNYISTPVMGGFITGISFTIILMQIPKILGSGSGSGELLELLLHIWEAFEHVSILSVMLGAGALVILRLSQRLVPKFPMAVAIMAAGVGLELAFGLHGMGVRMLAAVEPGFPALSLPSVSGLDIGRAAGTSLTVAVVVMSETLLSENNFAFKNGYQIKDNREILACAAGNLAAALVGCCPVNGSISRTSMNDQFGGKTQMTGIVAGAAMAVILLFATGFIGYLPVPVLAAIVISALMNVVELHLAKRLFSVSRNEFWIFLAACMSVLCLGTIYGVVIGIALSFTEMILKAANPPRTVLGIIPGREGFFDLRKNPHAVPIRGTVIYRFSESLFFANIKIFKEDIESLIEDDTKTVIVDAGAVTSLDITAADQLEALAESLKKRGIRFYLTEHVDTVNEEMRKLGIGRLIEEGMVRRTITTALKAAGMEEPYPVKEREAGPSRYQAMTGLSAEEENSLEEFGWAFGGDVVSQIERRVHRIMESIHYMPDIEELVERGLPEDKDGWMNLGAFDEDEILRRIELHLDELPENLSDNKSIVLSLLEKRRQRIREELEQNHPELLSMLKQRREKLERRLMKQNPEAAMRLREWEKALSEGREKTDKTGNIR; encoded by the coding sequence ATGAACCTATCTCTTTTTCCGACACTAAAAGGATACAGGCCCTCCTGGCTTGTTAAGGACATCCAGGCAGGGCTTATTATTGCTGCCGTTTCAATCCCCATTTCTATGGGATATGCGGAGGTGGCCGGGCTTCCGGCGGTATACGGCCTCTATGGCTCGCTTCTGCCCATTCTCTGTTTTGCACTCTTTTCCACTTCGCCCCAGTTTATCCTGGGAGTGGATGCAGCTCCGGCAGCGATCGTGTGCGCTGCCCTGTCGTCTGCGGGGATAGAGGCAGGTTCCCCCGAGGCCATGGCTTTTGTGCCGTTTACTGCTCTGCTTGCAGGGCTGTGGCTTCTGCTCTTTTATTTCCTGAAGGCGGGAAAAATTGTCAACTACATTTCCACCCCCGTAATGGGCGGATTTATCACGGGAATTTCCTTCACCATTATCCTGATGCAGATTCCGAAGATTCTTGGAAGCGGTTCCGGCTCAGGGGAGCTTCTGGAGCTTCTCTTACATATCTGGGAGGCTTTTGAGCATGTGAGCATCCTGTCTGTGATGCTCGGTGCCGGCGCTCTTGTGATTCTGCGCCTGTCCCAGAGGCTGGTGCCGAAATTCCCCATGGCAGTGGCCATTATGGCGGCAGGAGTGGGCCTGGAGCTGGCATTCGGGCTGCACGGGATGGGTGTCAGGATGCTTGCGGCCGTAGAGCCGGGCTTTCCCGCTCTGTCCCTTCCTTCCGTTTCCGGCCTGGATATCGGCAGGGCGGCGGGAACCAGCCTGACAGTGGCAGTGGTGGTCATGTCAGAAACACTTTTATCGGAAAATAATTTTGCCTTTAAAAATGGATATCAGATTAAGGACAACAGGGAGATCCTGGCCTGTGCAGCCGGAAACCTGGCTGCCGCTCTGGTTGGCTGCTGCCCGGTAAACGGAAGTATTTCCAGGACCTCCATGAACGATCAGTTCGGGGGCAAAACGCAGATGACAGGGATCGTGGCAGGAGCTGCGATGGCAGTCATTCTGCTCTTTGCCACAGGCTTTATCGGCTATCTTCCTGTTCCCGTGCTGGCGGCCATCGTCATCTCCGCCCTGATGAATGTGGTAGAGCTGCATCTGGCAAAGCGGCTGTTTTCTGTGAGCCGAAACGAGTTCTGGATTTTTCTGGCAGCCTGCATGAGCGTACTCTGCCTTGGAACGATCTACGGAGTTGTCATTGGAATTGCCCTGTCTTTTACAGAAATGATCTTAAAGGCTGCCAATCCGCCCAGAACGGTGCTGGGAATTATTCCGGGCAGGGAGGGATTCTTCGATCTCAGAAAAAATCCCCATGCCGTTCCCATCAGAGGAACGGTGATCTACCGATTCAGCGAGAGTCTTTTCTTTGCCAACATAAAGATATTTAAGGAGGACATCGAGTCCTTGATTGAGGATGACACAAAAACAGTGATTGTGGATGCAGGGGCAGTGACAAGCCTTGATATTACGGCCGCCGATCAGCTGGAGGCTCTGGCAGAAAGCCTGAAAAAGAGGGGAATCCGCTTTTACCTGACCGAGCATGTGGATACAGTCAATGAGGAAATGAGAAAGCTGGGAATTGGCCGCCTGATTGAGGAGGGAATGGTAAGACGCACCATCACCACTGCCTTAAAGGCAGCCGGAATGGAGGAGCCCTACCCGGTAAAGGAGAGAGAGGCAGGCCCTTCCAGGTACCAGGCTATGACAGGCCTCTCTGCGGAGGAGGAGAATTCTCTGGAGGAATTTGGCTGGGCCTTCGGAGGGGACGTGGTGAGCCAGATCGAGAGACGCGTCCACCGGATTATGGAGAGCATCCACTATATGCCGGACATTGAGGAGCTGGTGGAACGCGGTCTTCCTGAGGATAAGGACGGATGGATGAATCTGGGAGCCTTTGATGAGGACGAGATTTTAAGAAGAATCGAGCTTCACCTTGATGAGCTGCCGGAAAATCTGAGCGACAACAAAAGCATTGTCCTGAGCCTTCTCGAAAAACGAAGGCAGAGGATCAGGGAAGAGCTTGAGCAGAATCATCCGGAGCTTTTAAGCATGTTAAAGCAGCGGCGTGAGAAGCTGGAACGGCGGCTGATGAAGCAGAACCCGGAAGCTGCCATGCGGCTTCGCGAATGGGAAAAGGCTCTGAGTGAAGGCAGAGAGAAAACAGACAAAACAGGTAACATTCGGTGA
- a CDS encoding ATP-dependent Clp protease adaptor ClpS, producing the protein MAFQTGVKEDTKIKLKKPSLYHVVMHNDDFTTMDFVVEILMTIFHKEHEEAVALMMLVHNIQRAVVGTYSYDIARTKAEEAEERAREQGFPFRLSVEEA; encoded by the coding sequence ATGGCATTCCAGACAGGCGTAAAAGAGGACACTAAGATAAAGCTGAAAAAACCGAGCCTCTACCATGTAGTTATGCACAATGATGATTTTACCACCATGGATTTTGTGGTGGAGATTCTGATGACGATTTTCCACAAGGAACATGAGGAGGCAGTAGCCCTGATGATGCTTGTGCATAATATCCAGAGGGCGGTGGTGGGAACGTATTCCTACGATATTGCCAGGACCAAGGCAGAGGAGGCAGAGGAAAGAGCCAGGGAACAGGGATTCCCGTTCAGGCTCAGCGTAGAAGAGGCATAG
- a CDS encoding AAA family ATPase, with amino-acid sequence MMEIDEEVARVFSGAVKEAGERGLEYVTPELFLLKIADEPMFREAFEECGGDCGELKSKLEAYIREQVPASDGKKEPVPSADLNELLFYTELTTQNCGKRSIDLNHLIAAYYHLENSFALYYLMEQGIEKAELLLELIESGEKWEGEYEEYEVHEGGDNSEEWEEYYAREYELEKRREELMRGGGKRTEGKNDDGGEEDIPFGSTEKKREKWRDYVTCLNDSLSDVSPLIGREDELERTMQILCRREKNNPLHIGEPGVGKTAIAYGLARLLEEEKVPEALKGARIYSLDLGAMIAGTQYRGEFEKRLKSVLAGLEREEKPIVYLDEIHNIVGAGAVGEGSFDASNLLKPYLAAGRIRFIGATTHEEYKKHFEKSKSLVRRFQNIEISEPGEEETVKILEGLRKHYEKYHGVSYKKGVMEYAVHMSARYINERFLPDKAIDLIDEAGAYRKLHPLPQKKQTVGKEVIDEILSKTCRIPKKVVESGEIKKLAGLERRLSACVFGQDEAIKEVVNAIKFSRAGLSEAGKPLASFLFVGPTGVGKTEIARSLASELGIRLIRFDMSEYEEKHAVAKLIGAPAGYVGYEEGGLLTEAVRKNPHAVLLLDEIEKAHSDIYNILLQVMDYATLTDNQGRKADFRNIVLIMTSNAGASRLTKARLGFGDGAGADGRGSVIMDEVNRVFQPEFRNRLSRIVVFDGIDERTAREIAGKKLRELGALLSERQVEFSFTRQAEALLTKKGVSREYGARELTRVIEREIKPLLADRLLFGSLKRGGFCRLDVKDGAFVLSDEAGAKEKREEHA; translated from the coding sequence ATGATGGAAATAGATGAAGAGGTAGCCCGTGTGTTCAGTGGTGCTGTGAAGGAAGCAGGAGAGCGGGGGCTGGAGTATGTGACTCCTGAACTGTTTCTGCTAAAAATTGCAGACGAGCCTATGTTTCGGGAGGCCTTTGAGGAGTGCGGCGGCGACTGCGGGGAGCTGAAAAGCAAGCTTGAAGCGTACATCAGGGAACAGGTACCGGCTTCAGACGGAAAAAAAGAGCCTGTTCCTTCCGCCGACTTAAATGAGCTTTTATTCTATACAGAGCTTACCACCCAGAATTGCGGGAAAAGGAGCATTGACCTGAATCACCTGATCGCCGCTTATTACCACTTAGAGAACAGCTTTGCCCTCTACTATCTGATGGAGCAGGGCATTGAAAAGGCGGAGCTTCTGCTGGAGCTTATTGAGTCCGGTGAAAAATGGGAGGGGGAGTATGAGGAATACGAGGTTCATGAGGGCGGTGACAATTCGGAGGAGTGGGAGGAATACTATGCCCGGGAATATGAGCTGGAAAAGCGCAGGGAAGAGCTGATGAGAGGCGGCGGGAAAAGAACGGAAGGAAAGAATGATGACGGCGGGGAAGAGGACATCCCGTTTGGCAGTACAGAAAAGAAGAGGGAAAAATGGAGAGATTATGTGACCTGCTTAAATGACAGCCTGTCGGATGTAAGCCCCCTCATCGGCAGGGAGGACGAGCTGGAACGCACCATGCAGATTCTCTGCCGCAGGGAGAAAAACAACCCCCTTCATATCGGCGAACCCGGCGTCGGGAAAACAGCCATAGCCTACGGCCTTGCAAGGCTTCTGGAAGAAGAAAAGGTGCCGGAGGCCTTAAAAGGTGCCAGAATCTATTCTCTGGATCTAGGAGCCATGATTGCCGGAACCCAGTACAGAGGCGAGTTTGAAAAACGGTTAAAGAGTGTTCTGGCAGGCCTTGAGAGGGAAGAAAAGCCCATTGTATACCTGGATGAGATCCACAACATTGTAGGAGCCGGGGCCGTGGGGGAGGGGAGCTTTGACGCGTCAAACCTGTTAAAACCCTACCTGGCAGCCGGAAGGATCCGTTTTATAGGGGCCACTACCCATGAGGAATATAAAAAGCACTTTGAGAAGAGCAAGAGCCTGGTGCGCCGGTTTCAGAACATTGAAATTTCCGAGCCCGGAGAGGAGGAGACAGTCAAAATTCTGGAAGGGCTCAGGAAGCACTATGAGAAATACCACGGCGTTTCCTACAAAAAGGGCGTGATGGAGTATGCGGTGCACATGAGCGCCAGGTATATCAATGAGAGATTTCTGCCGGACAAGGCCATCGATCTGATCGACGAGGCAGGCGCTTACCGGAAGCTCCATCCGCTTCCCCAGAAAAAGCAGACCGTGGGAAAGGAGGTCATTGACGAGATCCTCTCAAAGACCTGCCGGATTCCAAAGAAGGTGGTGGAGAGCGGGGAGATAAAGAAGCTCGCGGGCCTGGAGCGCAGACTGTCTGCCTGTGTGTTCGGCCAGGACGAGGCCATAAAAGAGGTGGTCAACGCCATCAAGTTCTCCAGGGCAGGGCTCTCCGAGGCGGGAAAGCCCCTGGCCAGCTTCCTGTTTGTAGGCCCCACAGGGGTGGGAAAGACGGAGATCGCCAGAAGTCTTGCGTCGGAGCTTGGGATCAGGCTGATCCGCTTCGACATGAGCGAATATGAGGAGAAGCATGCGGTGGCGAAGCTCATCGGAGCGCCGGCCGGCTATGTGGGATACGAGGAGGGAGGCCTTCTGACAGAGGCGGTCAGAAAGAATCCCCATGCAGTCCTGCTTTTGGACGAGATTGAGAAGGCCCATTCCGATATTTACAATATTCTTCTCCAGGTGATGGACTATGCGACGCTTACGGACAATCAGGGGAGAAAGGCGGATTTCAGAAATATTGTCCTGATTATGACCTCCAATGCCGGGGCAAGCAGGCTTACGAAAGCAAGGCTGGGCTTCGGGGACGGCGCCGGCGCAGACGGACGGGGCAGCGTGATTATGGATGAGGTAAACCGGGTATTCCAGCCGGAGTTCAGGAACCGTCTGAGCCGGATTGTCGTGTTTGATGGAATTGACGAGAGGACGGCCAGAGAGATTGCAGGGAAAAAGCTCAGGGAGCTGGGAGCCCTTCTCTCGGAGCGGCAGGTGGAGTTTTCTTTCACCAGGCAGGCGGAGGCCCTTCTGACGAAAAAGGGAGTGAGCCGGGAATATGGGGCAAGGGAGCTTACGAGGGTGATCGAGCGGGAGATCAAGCCTCTCCTGGCTGACCGGCTTTTGTTTGGAAGCCTGAAGCGGGGCGGTTTCTGCCGGCTGGATGTAAAAGACGGCGCGTTTGTTCTCTCAGATGAAGCTGGCGCAAAGGAAAAAAGGGAGGAACATGCATGA
- the fliB gene encoding flagellin lysine-N-methylase yields MIRTLIVPNYYREFHCIESSCPDTCCGGWKIPIDKKTMKKYRALGRSGFDFHGAVDRRRRQIVMKDGSCPLLEKGLCRLHRDLGEDYLCRACRLYPRHDEDYGSVHERSLSLSCPEAARLILKREGRLTFRKYMGRGEKEAEDPASRPLFAQLMRARKQMLSMLSFRERPLAHRLAMILAMSHDMQRGISQGKDESLHMIMDRYTLLETEKGYEWFLSKTSSCMGRREERYDQMAACLGLLGELTEIYPGYGRMVSGWMDVLYRTEAGFADYDRAVRESEGEPEIEIMLENLAAYILCLYVPGAVYDRDVYTKVKYCLFSVLCIREALTAEMALGRLKKENAMGREEAEAALLRLSWSYSRQTEHSDENLELIENALKKRKLFSMKSIFINLFG; encoded by the coding sequence ATGATACGAACGCTCATCGTGCCGAACTACTACAGAGAGTTTCACTGTATCGAGAGCAGCTGTCCGGACACCTGCTGCGGAGGCTGGAAAATTCCCATTGACAAAAAAACCATGAAAAAATACCGTGCTCTGGGCCGGAGCGGCTTTGACTTCCATGGTGCGGTAGACAGGAGAAGGCGGCAGATTGTGATGAAGGATGGTTCCTGCCCTCTGCTGGAAAAGGGGCTCTGCAGGCTCCACAGGGATCTGGGGGAGGATTACCTGTGCCGTGCCTGCCGGCTCTATCCGCGCCACGATGAAGATTACGGCAGTGTTCACGAGCGTTCCCTCTCCCTGTCATGCCCGGAGGCGGCCAGGCTGATCTTAAAGAGAGAGGGGAGGCTTACCTTCCGGAAATATATGGGGAGGGGAGAAAAAGAGGCAGAGGATCCGGCGTCCCGTCCTCTCTTTGCCCAGCTTATGAGGGCGAGAAAACAGATGCTCTCAATGTTATCCTTCCGGGAAAGGCCTCTCGCACACCGTCTGGCTATGATTCTCGCCATGTCCCACGACATGCAGCGGGGAATCAGCCAGGGCAAAGATGAATCCCTCCATATGATAATGGATCGGTACACCCTGCTGGAAACAGAGAAGGGGTACGAGTGGTTTCTGTCGAAAACGTCATCCTGCATGGGGAGACGGGAGGAGCGGTATGATCAGATGGCAGCCTGCCTGGGGCTTCTCGGGGAGCTGACTGAAATTTACCCGGGCTATGGGAGGATGGTTTCCGGCTGGATGGATGTGCTCTACCGGACGGAGGCTGGATTTGCAGATTATGACAGAGCAGTGCGGGAAAGCGAGGGAGAGCCGGAAATCGAAATCATGCTTGAAAATCTGGCCGCCTATATCCTGTGTCTGTACGTGCCCGGGGCAGTCTATGACAGGGATGTGTATACCAAGGTGAAATACTGCCTGTTTTCTGTTCTCTGTATCCGGGAGGCTCTGACTGCAGAGATGGCTCTAGGAAGGCTTAAGAAAGAAAATGCCATGGGCAGGGAGGAAGCCGAGGCCGCGCTCCTCAGACTGTCATGGAGCTATTCCAGGCAGACGGAGCATTCTGACGAAAATCTGGAGCTGATAGAGAATGCCCTGAAAAAGAGAAAACTGTTTTCCATGAAGTCCATATTTATCAACCTGTTTGGCTGA
- a CDS encoding DedA family protein: MILIENLFPPIPSEVILTFGGFMTTYTSMTPAGVIAASTAGSVLGAVILYYAGHLIPREHMSRLLDGKVGHMLHFQKEDVGDAVEWFERRGMAAVLICRCVPIIRSMISIPAGMAGMRMFPFLLFTAAGSLVWNTALVLAGATAGASWERILEAMDAYSNAAVLLIGAAAFLGSCLYFRKREGQDSGEENGGER, from the coding sequence TTGATTTTGATAGAAAATCTGTTTCCTCCCATTCCTTCTGAGGTGATTCTTACCTTCGGCGGATTTATGACTACATATACGTCCATGACGCCTGCAGGAGTGATTGCAGCGTCTACAGCGGGTTCGGTTCTGGGGGCTGTGATTCTGTACTATGCAGGGCATCTCATTCCGAGGGAACATATGTCCCGCCTTCTGGACGGAAAGGTGGGACATATGCTGCATTTTCAGAAGGAGGATGTGGGAGACGCTGTGGAGTGGTTTGAGAGACGGGGAATGGCAGCAGTGCTGATCTGCCGCTGTGTCCCGATTATCAGAAGCATGATCTCCATTCCTGCAGGCATGGCCGGAATGAGGATGTTTCCCTTCCTCCTTTTCACAGCCGCCGGAAGCCTGGTGTGGAATACAGCCCTGGTTCTGGCAGGGGCCACAGCAGGTGCATCCTGGGAGAGGATTCTGGAGGCCATGGACGCCTACTCGAATGCGGCCGTTCTCCTGATCGGCGCTGCGGCCTTTCTGGGAAGCTGTCTCTATTTCAGAAAGAGAGAGGGGCAGGACAGCGGTGAAGAAAATGGAGGGGAGAGATAG
- a CDS encoding MATE family efflux transporter has translation MNQKESAPSGAGHLYSNRQLFALMVPLICEQLFTSFMGTVDSMMVSNVSEAAISAVSLVDSINILVIQAFYALAAGGAIICANYMGQKREEQAKRCADQLLFIVLAISLAVLAVCQLFRGPILGLIFGSVEKEVMDSAMVYFFYTSLSFPFIALFDSGSAIFRAQNNSRLPMAVTVATNLLNIFGNAVLIWGAGLGVAGAAISTLVSRIIAAVCVLLFLRRKSGQIIIGNFIFLRPDGRLIKNILRIGIPSGVENGMFQFGKLAIQSTVSTLGTAAIAAQAMTNIMENFNGIAGIGIGIGMMTVVGQCLGAGRPDEARYYIKKLSYAAEAAVFVSCILIFLLSGPITRLAGLEAESASLCLFMMGWITVVKPLVWTAAFIPGYGLRAAGDVKFSMLLSCLSMWTCRVTLCIFLIRVCGFGPMAVWIGMFTDWTVRGFFFVRRFRSGKWLEHEVAD, from the coding sequence ATGAATCAAAAAGAAAGCGCCCCTTCCGGCGCAGGACATCTCTACAGCAACCGGCAGCTTTTCGCCCTGATGGTTCCCCTGATCTGTGAGCAGCTCTTCACCTCTTTTATGGGAACTGTGGACTCCATGATGGTGAGCAATGTCAGCGAGGCGGCCATCTCCGCCGTTTCCCTTGTAGACTCCATCAACATACTGGTTATCCAGGCCTTTTACGCTCTGGCTGCCGGGGGTGCGATTATCTGCGCCAACTATATGGGCCAGAAGCGGGAGGAACAGGCGAAACGCTGTGCCGACCAGCTTCTGTTTATCGTACTTGCCATCTCGCTGGCTGTTCTCGCAGTCTGCCAGCTTTTCAGAGGGCCGATCCTTGGCCTGATCTTCGGCTCGGTGGAAAAGGAGGTCATGGACTCTGCCATGGTATATTTTTTCTATACCTCCCTGTCCTTCCCCTTCATCGCCCTCTTTGACTCCGGTTCAGCTATCTTCAGGGCACAGAATAACAGCCGCCTTCCCATGGCTGTCACAGTAGCCACGAATCTTCTGAATATTTTCGGAAATGCCGTTCTAATCTGGGGTGCAGGGCTGGGGGTGGCAGGAGCTGCCATCTCCACCCTGGTATCCCGGATTATCGCCGCCGTCTGCGTGCTTTTATTCCTCCGGAGGAAATCCGGCCAGATCATTATCGGAAACTTCATCTTCCTACGGCCGGACGGACGCCTGATCAAAAATATTCTGCGCATCGGGATTCCCTCCGGGGTGGAAAACGGAATGTTCCAGTTTGGAAAGCTGGCCATTCAGTCCACCGTTTCCACTCTGGGAACAGCGGCCATTGCCGCCCAGGCCATGACGAATATTATGGAAAATTTCAACGGCATTGCCGGGATCGGCATCGGGATCGGAATGATGACTGTGGTGGGCCAGTGCCTGGGAGCAGGCAGACCTGACGAGGCCAGGTATTACATAAAAAAGCTGAGCTATGCCGCAGAGGCCGCCGTCTTTGTGAGCTGCATTCTCATCTTCCTCCTTTCAGGGCCTATCACGAGGCTGGCAGGCCTGGAGGCAGAGAGCGCCTCCCTCTGTCTGTTTATGATGGGATGGATTACGGTGGTAAAGCCTCTGGTATGGACAGCCGCCTTTATTCCCGGCTATGGCCTGAGAGCGGCCGGCGATGTGAAATTTTCCATGCTGCTCTCCTGCCTCTCCATGTGGACCTGCCGGGTCACTCTCTGCATCTTCCTGATCAGAGTCTGCGGCTTTGGCCCCATGGCTGTATGGATTGGAATGTTTACTGACTGGACTGTGCGGGGCTTCTTCTTTGTAAGACGGTTCAGAAGCGGGAAATGGCTGGAGCATGAGGTTGCAGATTAG